One Gadus morhua chromosome 1, gadMor3.0, whole genome shotgun sequence DNA segment encodes these proteins:
- the LOC115544726 gene encoding chymotrypsin-C-like isoform X1 yields MMILFMVFTVFFANAAYGCGRPAFPPVVNRVVAGQEALPHSWPWQVSLQSDRSGRWSHVCGGSLISADWVLTAAHCVNVRYSYRVLLGKHSLSVADEEGSLTVGAAKIISHDDYNTMLSRNDIALIKLSSPVSFSDTVMAACLPDPGVDLPHGTPCYVSGWGRLSTSGPPADVLQQALLPVVGHATCSQADWWSVLATTKMVCAGGDGIKAGCNGDSGGPLNCQNPDGSWDVHGAVSFGSGTGCNVLQKPTVFTKVSSYISWINAQVVSSH; encoded by the exons ATGATGATCCTGTTTATGGTCTTCACTGTGTTTTTTGCCAACG CGGCCTACGGCTGTGGTCGGCCCGCCTTCCCCCCGGTGGTCAATAGGGTGGTGGCAGGACAGGAAGCGCTGCCCCACAGCTGGCCCTGGCAG GTGTCTCTCCAGTCGGACAGAAGTGGGCGCTGGAGTCACGTCTGTGGAGGCTCTCTGATCTCCGCTGACTGGGTGCTCACCGCAGCTCACTGCGTCAA TGTCCGTTACAGCTACAGAGTCCTGCTAGGGAAGCACAGTCTGAGTGTGGCGGATGAGGAGGGCTCCCTCACGGTGGGGGCAGCCAAGATCATCTCCCACGACGACTACAACACCATGCTGAGTCG TAATGACATCGCCCTGATCAAGCTgtcctcccccgtctccttcTCCGACACCGTCATGGCCGCCTGCCTGCCCGACCCCGGCGTGGACCTGCCGCATGGCACTCCCTGCTACGTCAGCGGCTGGGGACGACTCTCCA ccAGCGGCCCCCCGGCCGACGTCCTCCAGCAGGCCCTGCTCCCCGTGGTGGGCCATGCCACCTGCTCCCAGGCGGACTGGTGGAGCGTCCTGGCCACCACCAAGATGGTCTGCGCTGGGGGAGATGGCATCAAGGCGGGCTGCAAC GGAGACTCTGGGGGTCCCCTGAACTGCCAGAACCCCGATGGATCCTGGGACGTCCATGGAGCGGTGAGCTTCGGCTCTGGTACAGGCTGCAATGTCCTCCAAAAGCCAACCGTCTTCACCAAAGTCAGCTCCTACATTAGCTGGATAAACGCA CAGGTGGTGAGCAGCCACTGA
- the tmem51a gene encoding transmembrane protein 51a — protein MRASNNGAQSPPSNTRTTTPSTTNAIINTHQHHNNNNNNNSSSSSRSAAGSNTENSGSQYAMCALGVGLVALGIVMIVWSVVPADGGGDGGDGGRLDNRNKVSSVAFVLVGSGVVMLLLSLCLGIRNKQREQQGLRDAEAGRQAGTARGLREDAETAEEHARRFAVPSYEEVVGSSQYPIRQSNHRQSTTQLPSYEDLVEQADGLQVENEVTDGVGVAGGDPISTTAVAAAPSPTEGVAPNRRAGKAARKLLNNKIRRIKSEKLHLKDVDNGQPPARFSIEPLTPPPQYEDKVPPI, from the exons ATGCGGGCCAGTAACAACGGGGCCCAAAGCCCTCCGTCCAACACGAGGACCACCACCCCCTCGACCACAAATGCCATCATCAACACCCACcagcaccacaacaacaacaataacaacaacagcagcagcagcagcaggagtgCGGCGGGCAGCAACACAGAGAACTCGGGGTCCCAGTATGCCATGTGTGCCCTGGGGGTGGGCCTTGTGGCGCTGGGCATCGTCATGATCGTCTGGAGCGTGGTGCCCGCCGacggaggtggagatggaggtgacGGTGGGAGACTGGACAACCGCAACAAGGTGTCGTCGGTGGCGTTCGTGCTGGTGGGCTCGGGGGTGGTCATGCTGCTGCTGTCCCTGTGCCTGGGGATCCGCAACAAGCAGCGGGAGCAGCAGGGGCTCCGAGACGCCGAGGCGGGCAGGCAGGCGGGCACGGCCCGCGGCCTGCGGGAAGACGCTGAAAC GGCGGAGGAGCACGCCCGGCGGTTCGCCGTGCCCAGCTATGAAGAGGTGGTGGGCAGCAGCCAGTACCCCATCCGCCAGAGCAACCACCGCCAGAGCACCACCCAGCTGCCCTCCTACGAGGACCTGGTGGAACAGGCGGACGGCTTACAGGTTGAGAACGAGGTCACGGACGGCGTGGGCGTCGCCGGGGGAGACCCCATCTCGACAaccgccgtcgccgccgccccctcccccaccgagGGCGTGGCGCCCAACCGCAGAGCCGGGAAGGCCGCGCGGAAACTCCTCAACAACAAGATCCGCAGGATTAAGTCTGAGAAGCTTCACTTGAAGGACGTGGACAACGGCCAGCCGCCGGCGCGGTTCAGCATCGAGCCGCTGACGCCCCCACCGCAGTATGAGGACAAGGTGCCGCCCATTTAG
- the LOC115544726 gene encoding chymotrypsin-C-like isoform X2, with protein sequence MMILFMVFTVFFANAAYGCGRPAFPPVVNRVVAGQEALPHSWPWQVSLQSDRSGRWSHVCGGSLISADWVLTAAHCVNVRYSYRVLLGKHSLSVADEEGSLTVGAAKIISHDDYNTMLSRNDIALIKLSSPVSFSDTVMAACLPDPGVDLPHGTPCYVSGWGRLSTSGPPADVLQQALLPVVGHATCSQADWWSVLATTKMVCAGGDGIKAGCNGDSGGPLNCQNPDGSWDVHGAVSFGSGTGCNVLQKPTVFTKVSSYISWINAVVSSH encoded by the exons ATGATGATCCTGTTTATGGTCTTCACTGTGTTTTTTGCCAACG CGGCCTACGGCTGTGGTCGGCCCGCCTTCCCCCCGGTGGTCAATAGGGTGGTGGCAGGACAGGAAGCGCTGCCCCACAGCTGGCCCTGGCAG GTGTCTCTCCAGTCGGACAGAAGTGGGCGCTGGAGTCACGTCTGTGGAGGCTCTCTGATCTCCGCTGACTGGGTGCTCACCGCAGCTCACTGCGTCAA TGTCCGTTACAGCTACAGAGTCCTGCTAGGGAAGCACAGTCTGAGTGTGGCGGATGAGGAGGGCTCCCTCACGGTGGGGGCAGCCAAGATCATCTCCCACGACGACTACAACACCATGCTGAGTCG TAATGACATCGCCCTGATCAAGCTgtcctcccccgtctccttcTCCGACACCGTCATGGCCGCCTGCCTGCCCGACCCCGGCGTGGACCTGCCGCATGGCACTCCCTGCTACGTCAGCGGCTGGGGACGACTCTCCA ccAGCGGCCCCCCGGCCGACGTCCTCCAGCAGGCCCTGCTCCCCGTGGTGGGCCATGCCACCTGCTCCCAGGCGGACTGGTGGAGCGTCCTGGCCACCACCAAGATGGTCTGCGCTGGGGGAGATGGCATCAAGGCGGGCTGCAAC GGAGACTCTGGGGGTCCCCTGAACTGCCAGAACCCCGATGGATCCTGGGACGTCCATGGAGCGGTGAGCTTCGGCTCTGGTACAGGCTGCAATGTCCTCCAAAAGCCAACCGTCTTCACCAAAGTCAGCTCCTACATTAGCTGGATAAACGCA GTGGTGAGCAGCCACTGA